A section of the Malania oleifera isolate guangnan ecotype guangnan chromosome 2, ASM2987363v1, whole genome shotgun sequence genome encodes:
- the LOC131147803 gene encoding exocyst complex component EXO70B1-like encodes MAEKGEEKLLAVARHIAKTLGHNDSMADDILQIFSTFDGRFSRDKLATIHDDPRSLATLEHALNALDRRISQYVAADHPIWSDSADSSAFLDAIDELHTILREWSSAAGGEKWASACMVRAEDLLHRAMFRLEYEFGLLMDRGSESFELSRGYGNADSADFDSEEGEVGGGVIGDGEGHEIAVAHPVTDYDLVIDALPSGAINDLNEIARRMVVLGFSKECSHVYSSRRREFLEESLSRLGVRQLSIEEVHKTAWSELEDEIERWIKTANVALRILFPSERRLCNRVFFGFSSAADLSFMEVCRGSTTQLLNFADAVAIGSRSPERLFRILDVFETLRDLVPEFEAVFADQYCLVLRNEAITIWKRLGEAIRGIFMELENLISRDPAKTPIPGGDLHPITRYVMNYLRAACRSRQTLEHIFDENIEFPSNYRKPDDRSTSSPLSVQMVWIMELLESNLEAKSKIYENSALSSLFLMNNERYIVQKVKDSELGTLLGEDWIRKHAGKVRLYLSIYQNSSWNKVSGVLKIDTGSQASTIGSLRSMMEKLVFFNTSFEDICKFQSQCVIFDEQLREDLRNTVSENLLKAYQTFLGKLLSVSEPGKSVEKPVRHYSVEHVHARISEAFQGSAAGGRK; translated from the coding sequence ATGGCGGAAAAAGGGGAAGAGAAATTATTAGCTGTGGCTCGCCACATAGCTAAGACCCTGGGCCACAACGACTCCATGGCCGACGACATCCTCCAGATCTTCTCCACCTTCGACGGCAGATTCTCCCGTGACAAGCTCGCCACCATCCACGACGACCCCAGGTCTCTCGCCACCCTCGAACACGCTCTCAACGCCCTCGACCGCCGGATCTCCCAGTACGTCGCCGCTGACCATCCCATCTGGTCCGACTCCGCCGACTCCTCCGCCTTCCTCGACGCGATCGACGAACTCCACACCATCCTCCGCGAGTGGAGCTCTGCGGCCGGTGGCGAGAAATGGGCGAGCGCGTGTATGGTCCGCGCCGAAGATTTGCTGCATCGGGCCATGTTTAGGCTCGAGTATGAGTTTGGGTTGCTGATGGACCGCGGCAGCGAGTCGTTCGAGCTGAGTCGGGGGTACGGGAACGCTGACTCGGCCGACTTCGATTCGGAGGAAGGAGAGGTAGGGGGAGGTGTGATTGGGGACGGCGAGGGCCACGAGATCGCTGTTGCGCACCCCGTCACCGATTATGATCTCGTGATCGATGCGCTTCCGTCTGGTGCGATCAACGATCTGAACGAGATTGCGAGGCGGATGGTGGTGTTGGGGTTTAGCAAAGAATGTTCGCACGTTTACAGCAGTCGCAGGAGGGAGTTTCTGGAGGAGAGCCTCTCCAGGTTAGGAGTACGGCAGCTGAGCATTGAAGAAGTTCATAAAACGGCCTGGTCCGAACTCGAAGACGAGATCGAGCGGTGGATCAAGACCGCGAACGTTGCTTTACGGATTCTATTTCCGAGCGAGCGAAGGCTTTGCAATCGAGTCTTCTTCGGCTTCTCCTCAGCTGCCGATCTCTCCTTCATGGAGGTCTGTCGCGGATCTACGACTCAGCTCTTGAATTTTGCGGACGCCGTCGCGATTGGCTCGCGGTCGCCGGAGCGGTTGTTCAGAATCCTCGACGTGTTTGAAACGCTGAGAGATTTGGTGCCAGAATTCGAAGCCGTGTTCGCCGATCAGTACTGTTTGGTTCTTAGAAACGAAGCGATTACAATCTGGAAAAGGTTGGGGGAAGCAATCAGAGGGATTTTCATGGAACTGGAGAATTTGATCAGTCGAGATCCTGCCAAGACACCGATCCCTGGCGGCGATCTTCATCCGATCACTCGCTATGTCATGAATTACCTCCGTGCTGCATGCCGGTCTCGGCAAACCCTCGAACATATCTTTGATGAAAACATCGAATTTCCTAGCAATTACAGGAAGCCTGATGATAGATCGACTTCATCACCATTATCAGTCCAGATGGTTTGGATAATGGAGTTACTGGAGAGCAACTTGGAGGCAAAGTCGAAGATTTATGAAAACTCTGCCTTGTCCTCTCTTTTCTTGATGAACAATGAGAGGTACATTGTTCAGAAAGTGAAAGACAGCGAATTGGGGACCCTCTTGGGTGAGGATTGGATCCGGAAACATGCTGGAAAGGTCCGATTGTATCTTTCAATTTACCAGAATAGCTCATGGAACAAGGTCTCGGGAGTTTTGAAAATAGACACCGGCTCGCAGGCATCCACCATCGGATCCCTAAGATCTATGATGGAGAAGCTCGTGTTTTTCAATACATCCTTTGAGGATATTTGCAAGTTTCAATCTCAATGTGTCATTTTTGATGAGCAGCTTAGGGAGGACTTGAGGAATACAGTCTCGGAGAATTTGTTGAAAGCATATCAAACCTTTCTTGGGAAGCTTTTAAGCGTTTCTGAACCCGGAAAGAGTGTTGAAAAGCCTGTTAGGCATTACAGTGTTGAGCATGTTCATGCTCGGATCAGCGAGGCGTTCCAGGGATCAGCAGCAGGTGGCAGGAAGTGA